The following are from one region of the Anguilla rostrata isolate EN2019 chromosome 7, ASM1855537v3, whole genome shotgun sequence genome:
- the tox4b gene encoding TOX high mobility group box family member 4b isoform X2 has protein sequence MDLNFYSELSDSTEHHSESEFLDSQAFNGYDAVNKFPGGGENFLTIPGPTFLSSSETFHTPSLGDEEFEIPAISLDPDSALSVSDVVSHFGELSDGGPPGAVPESAVVGGNDPSFASTFVSPPTSGLEHLSLGVMNQSAGGPLLSSTLSMDLSHSIGSEFSSSSPMTIDVPLSDINHGLLGHNQLTTIDQSELSDQLGLSLGGGTILPHPQSPEHALSATPSPGGSLQDEDMEDFGQTALVESPLSLSVSTAMVSLSPALSDFAPAPLRRGGAGKKGRKKKDPNEPQKPVSAYALFFRDTQAAIKGQNPSATFGEVSKIVASMWDSLGEEQKQVYKRKTDTAKKEYLKALAAYRANQLSQVRANQLSQPTIQVMDTPPSPPPIAATPRPARISHHAPEQNTITNICTSNIILDLPQVTTRSRTGAHKASNPAPSPAPNPPTVTKIIISKQVLVGAGGGSRGGARAQSQQVPHTSGLTVIPGPAPGPARQPPPLQQMQNTPLPPRLQQMAHSPAPPPLQAKPRGGAGAGPAVSVTSAPPPPLQIKIVPASLEVDLATPIVVTTVTAASSSPAEPSKVVPTAEEVAETEFTSGEMEVEVNVAPGPEDSAPPGPPARCIRAGCTNAPVESKDWDREYCSNECVATHCRDVFLAWCSIRAQSSATVT, from the exons ATGGACCTTAATTTCTACTCGGAGTTGTCGGACAGTACCGAACATCACAGTGAGTCGGAGTTCCTGGACTCGCAGGCTTTCAACGGATACGACGCCGTCAACAAG TTTCCTGGGGGTGGTGAAAACTTCCTGACCATCCCTGGACCAACCTTCTTATCATCCTCTGAG acgttCCACACCCCCAGCCTGGGTGATGAAGAGTTTGAGATCCCGGCCATCTCTCTGGACCCGGACTCAGCCCTGTCAGTGTCGGACGTGGTGTCGCATTTTGGGGAGCTCTCTGACGGGGGACCCCCGGGGGCGGTCCCAGAGAGCGCTGTGGTGGGAGGGAACGACCCCTCCTTCGCTTCCACCTTCGtcagcccccccacctcagGCCTGGAGCACCTGAGTCTGGGGGTGATGAACCAGTCAGCAGGGGGGCCCCTGCTCAGTTCCACACTTAGCATG GATCTGAGCCATTCGATTGGCTCTGAGTTCAGCAGCTCCTCCCCCATGACCATCGACGTCCCCCTGAGCGACATTAACCACGGCTTACTCGGCCACAACCAGCTGACCAcaattgaccaatcagaactgAGCGATCAGCTGGGGCTCAGCCTGGGCGGAGGAACCATCCTGCCCCACCCTCAGTCACCTGAGCATGCTCTGTCGGCCACGCCCTCTCCGGGCGGGTCCCTACAGGACGAGGATATGGAGGACTTCGGCCAA ACTGCACTGGTGGAgtcccctctttccctctcggTTTCCACGGCAATGGTGTCACTCAGCCCTGCTCTGTCAGACTTCGCCCCCGCACCCctccggaggggcggggccgggaagAAGGGGCGTAAGAAGAAGGACCCGAACGAGCCGCAGAAGCCGGTCTCGGCCTACGCCCTCTTCTTCCGCGACACGCAGGCCGCCATCAAGGGCCAGAACCCCAGCGCCACCTTCGGGGAGGTGTCCAAGATCGTAGCGTCCATGTGGGACAgcctgggggaggagcagaaacag gtgtATAAGAGGAAGACCGACACAGCCAAGAAGGAGTATCTGAAAGCCCTGGCAGCATacagagccaatcagctctctcaggtcagagccaatcagctctctcag CCCACAATCCAGGTGATGGACACACCCCCTTCTCCGCCCCCCATAGCTGCCACACCCCGCCCAGCCCGAATTTCTCACCACGCCCCCGAGCAGAACACCATCACCAACATCTGCACCTCCAACATCATCCTGGACCTCCCTCAGGTCACCACCCGCTCTCGTACGGGTGCTCACAAAGCCTCCAACCCTgcccctagccccgcccccaaccctcCCACTGTCACCAAGATCATCATCTCCAAGCAGGTGCTggtgggggccgggggcgggtCCAGGGGCGGGGCAAGAGCCCAAAGCCAGCAGGTCCCCCACACCTCTGGGCTGACTGTGatccccggccccgcccctggccccgcccgccagcccccgcccctgcaGCAGATGCAGAACACACCCCTGCCGCCCCGCCTCCAGCAGATGGCGCActccccagccccgccccccctccaggcCAAGCCGCGGGGCGGAGCAGGGGCAGGGCCAGCAGTGTCTGTCACtagtgccccgccccctccactgCAGATCAAGATTGTACCTGCCTCTCTGGAGGTGGATTTGGCCACGCCCATTGTTGTTACCACGGTGACAGCGGCCTCCTCATCCCCCGCAGAGCCAAGCAAGGTGGTACCTACTGCAGAGGAAGTGGCAGAGACGGAGTTCACCTCTGGAGAG atggaggtggaggtgaaTGTAGCTCCAGGCCCCGAGGACTcggccccccccggcccccccgcccgctgTATCCGGGCCGGCTGCACCAACGCGCCTGTGGAGAGCAAGGACTGGGACAGAGAGTACTGCAGCAACGAGTGTGTagccacacactgcag GGATGTATTCCTGGCCTGGTGTTCCATCCGTGCACAGAGCTCCGCCACTGTGACGTGA
- the tox4b gene encoding TOX high mobility group box family member 4b isoform X4: MDLNFYSELSDSTEHHSESEFLDSQAFNGYDAVNKFPGGGENFLTIPGPTFLSSSETFHTPSLGDEEFEIPAISLDPDSALSVSDVVSHFGELSDGGPPGAVPESAVVGGNDPSFASTFVSPPTSGLEHLSLGVMNQSAGGPLLSSTLSMDLSHSIGSEFSSSSPMTIDVPLSDINHGLLGHNQLTTIDQSELSDQLGLSLGGGTILPHPQSPEHALSATPSPGGSLQDEDMEDFGQTALVESPLSLSVSTAMVSLSPALSDFAPAPLRRGGAGKKGRKKKDPNEPQKPVSAYALFFRDTQAAIKGQNPSATFGEVSKIVASMWDSLGEEQKQVYKRKTDTAKKEYLKALAAYRANQLSQPTIQVMDTPPSPPPIAATPRPARISHHAPEQNTITNICTSNIILDLPQVTTRSRTGAHKASNPAPSPAPNPPTVTKIIISKQVLVGAGGGSRGGARAQSQQVPHTSGLTVIPGPAPGPARQPPPLQQMQNTPLPPRLQQMAHSPAPPPLQAKPRGGAGAGPAVSVTSAPPPPLQIKIVPASLEVDLATPIVVTTVTAASSSPAEPSKVVPTAEEVAETEFTSGEMEVEVNVAPGPEDSAPPGPPARCIRAGCTNAPVESKDWDREYCSNECVATHCRDVFLAWCSIRAQSSATVT, from the exons ATGGACCTTAATTTCTACTCGGAGTTGTCGGACAGTACCGAACATCACAGTGAGTCGGAGTTCCTGGACTCGCAGGCTTTCAACGGATACGACGCCGTCAACAAG TTTCCTGGGGGTGGTGAAAACTTCCTGACCATCCCTGGACCAACCTTCTTATCATCCTCTGAG acgttCCACACCCCCAGCCTGGGTGATGAAGAGTTTGAGATCCCGGCCATCTCTCTGGACCCGGACTCAGCCCTGTCAGTGTCGGACGTGGTGTCGCATTTTGGGGAGCTCTCTGACGGGGGACCCCCGGGGGCGGTCCCAGAGAGCGCTGTGGTGGGAGGGAACGACCCCTCCTTCGCTTCCACCTTCGtcagcccccccacctcagGCCTGGAGCACCTGAGTCTGGGGGTGATGAACCAGTCAGCAGGGGGGCCCCTGCTCAGTTCCACACTTAGCATG GATCTGAGCCATTCGATTGGCTCTGAGTTCAGCAGCTCCTCCCCCATGACCATCGACGTCCCCCTGAGCGACATTAACCACGGCTTACTCGGCCACAACCAGCTGACCAcaattgaccaatcagaactgAGCGATCAGCTGGGGCTCAGCCTGGGCGGAGGAACCATCCTGCCCCACCCTCAGTCACCTGAGCATGCTCTGTCGGCCACGCCCTCTCCGGGCGGGTCCCTACAGGACGAGGATATGGAGGACTTCGGCCAA ACTGCACTGGTGGAgtcccctctttccctctcggTTTCCACGGCAATGGTGTCACTCAGCCCTGCTCTGTCAGACTTCGCCCCCGCACCCctccggaggggcggggccgggaagAAGGGGCGTAAGAAGAAGGACCCGAACGAGCCGCAGAAGCCGGTCTCGGCCTACGCCCTCTTCTTCCGCGACACGCAGGCCGCCATCAAGGGCCAGAACCCCAGCGCCACCTTCGGGGAGGTGTCCAAGATCGTAGCGTCCATGTGGGACAgcctgggggaggagcagaaacag gtgtATAAGAGGAAGACCGACACAGCCAAGAAGGAGTATCTGAAAGCCCTGGCAGCATacagagccaatcagctctctcag CCCACAATCCAGGTGATGGACACACCCCCTTCTCCGCCCCCCATAGCTGCCACACCCCGCCCAGCCCGAATTTCTCACCACGCCCCCGAGCAGAACACCATCACCAACATCTGCACCTCCAACATCATCCTGGACCTCCCTCAGGTCACCACCCGCTCTCGTACGGGTGCTCACAAAGCCTCCAACCCTgcccctagccccgcccccaaccctcCCACTGTCACCAAGATCATCATCTCCAAGCAGGTGCTggtgggggccgggggcgggtCCAGGGGCGGGGCAAGAGCCCAAAGCCAGCAGGTCCCCCACACCTCTGGGCTGACTGTGatccccggccccgcccctggccccgcccgccagcccccgcccctgcaGCAGATGCAGAACACACCCCTGCCGCCCCGCCTCCAGCAGATGGCGCActccccagccccgccccccctccaggcCAAGCCGCGGGGCGGAGCAGGGGCAGGGCCAGCAGTGTCTGTCACtagtgccccgccccctccactgCAGATCAAGATTGTACCTGCCTCTCTGGAGGTGGATTTGGCCACGCCCATTGTTGTTACCACGGTGACAGCGGCCTCCTCATCCCCCGCAGAGCCAAGCAAGGTGGTACCTACTGCAGAGGAAGTGGCAGAGACGGAGTTCACCTCTGGAGAG atggaggtggaggtgaaTGTAGCTCCAGGCCCCGAGGACTcggccccccccggcccccccgcccgctgTATCCGGGCCGGCTGCACCAACGCGCCTGTGGAGAGCAAGGACTGGGACAGAGAGTACTGCAGCAACGAGTGTGTagccacacactgcag GGATGTATTCCTGGCCTGGTGTTCCATCCGTGCACAGAGCTCCGCCACTGTGACGTGA
- the tox4b gene encoding TOX high mobility group box family member 4b isoform X3 gives MDLNFYSELSDSTEHHSESEFLDSQAFNGYDAVNKFPGGGENFLTIPGPTFLSSSETFHTPSLGDEEFEIPAISLDPDSALSVSDVVSHFGELSDGGPPGAVPESAVVGGNDPSFASTFVSPPTSGLEHLSLGVMNQSAGGPLLSSTLSMDLSHSIGSEFSSSSPMTIDVPLSDINHGLLGHNQLTTIDQSELSDQLGLSLGGGTILPHPQSPEHALSATPSPGGSLQDEDMEDFGQKTALVESPLSLSVSTAMVSLSPALSDFAPAPLRRGGAGKKGRKKKDPNEPQKPVSAYALFFRDTQAAIKGQNPSATFGEVSKIVASMWDSLGEEQKQVYKRKTDTAKKEYLKALAAYRANQLSQPTIQVMDTPPSPPPIAATPRPARISHHAPEQNTITNICTSNIILDLPQVTTRSRTGAHKASNPAPSPAPNPPTVTKIIISKQVLVGAGGGSRGGARAQSQQVPHTSGLTVIPGPAPGPARQPPPLQQMQNTPLPPRLQQMAHSPAPPPLQAKPRGGAGAGPAVSVTSAPPPPLQIKIVPASLEVDLATPIVVTTVTAASSSPAEPSKVVPTAEEVAETEFTSGEMEVEVNVAPGPEDSAPPGPPARCIRAGCTNAPVESKDWDREYCSNECVATHCRDVFLAWCSIRAQSSATVT, from the exons ATGGACCTTAATTTCTACTCGGAGTTGTCGGACAGTACCGAACATCACAGTGAGTCGGAGTTCCTGGACTCGCAGGCTTTCAACGGATACGACGCCGTCAACAAG TTTCCTGGGGGTGGTGAAAACTTCCTGACCATCCCTGGACCAACCTTCTTATCATCCTCTGAG acgttCCACACCCCCAGCCTGGGTGATGAAGAGTTTGAGATCCCGGCCATCTCTCTGGACCCGGACTCAGCCCTGTCAGTGTCGGACGTGGTGTCGCATTTTGGGGAGCTCTCTGACGGGGGACCCCCGGGGGCGGTCCCAGAGAGCGCTGTGGTGGGAGGGAACGACCCCTCCTTCGCTTCCACCTTCGtcagcccccccacctcagGCCTGGAGCACCTGAGTCTGGGGGTGATGAACCAGTCAGCAGGGGGGCCCCTGCTCAGTTCCACACTTAGCATG GATCTGAGCCATTCGATTGGCTCTGAGTTCAGCAGCTCCTCCCCCATGACCATCGACGTCCCCCTGAGCGACATTAACCACGGCTTACTCGGCCACAACCAGCTGACCAcaattgaccaatcagaactgAGCGATCAGCTGGGGCTCAGCCTGGGCGGAGGAACCATCCTGCCCCACCCTCAGTCACCTGAGCATGCTCTGTCGGCCACGCCCTCTCCGGGCGGGTCCCTACAGGACGAGGATATGGAGGACTTCGGCCAA aAGACTGCACTGGTGGAgtcccctctttccctctcggTTTCCACGGCAATGGTGTCACTCAGCCCTGCTCTGTCAGACTTCGCCCCCGCACCCctccggaggggcggggccgggaagAAGGGGCGTAAGAAGAAGGACCCGAACGAGCCGCAGAAGCCGGTCTCGGCCTACGCCCTCTTCTTCCGCGACACGCAGGCCGCCATCAAGGGCCAGAACCCCAGCGCCACCTTCGGGGAGGTGTCCAAGATCGTAGCGTCCATGTGGGACAgcctgggggaggagcagaaacag gtgtATAAGAGGAAGACCGACACAGCCAAGAAGGAGTATCTGAAAGCCCTGGCAGCATacagagccaatcagctctctcag CCCACAATCCAGGTGATGGACACACCCCCTTCTCCGCCCCCCATAGCTGCCACACCCCGCCCAGCCCGAATTTCTCACCACGCCCCCGAGCAGAACACCATCACCAACATCTGCACCTCCAACATCATCCTGGACCTCCCTCAGGTCACCACCCGCTCTCGTACGGGTGCTCACAAAGCCTCCAACCCTgcccctagccccgcccccaaccctcCCACTGTCACCAAGATCATCATCTCCAAGCAGGTGCTggtgggggccgggggcgggtCCAGGGGCGGGGCAAGAGCCCAAAGCCAGCAGGTCCCCCACACCTCTGGGCTGACTGTGatccccggccccgcccctggccccgcccgccagcccccgcccctgcaGCAGATGCAGAACACACCCCTGCCGCCCCGCCTCCAGCAGATGGCGCActccccagccccgccccccctccaggcCAAGCCGCGGGGCGGAGCAGGGGCAGGGCCAGCAGTGTCTGTCACtagtgccccgccccctccactgCAGATCAAGATTGTACCTGCCTCTCTGGAGGTGGATTTGGCCACGCCCATTGTTGTTACCACGGTGACAGCGGCCTCCTCATCCCCCGCAGAGCCAAGCAAGGTGGTACCTACTGCAGAGGAAGTGGCAGAGACGGAGTTCACCTCTGGAGAG atggaggtggaggtgaaTGTAGCTCCAGGCCCCGAGGACTcggccccccccggcccccccgcccgctgTATCCGGGCCGGCTGCACCAACGCGCCTGTGGAGAGCAAGGACTGGGACAGAGAGTACTGCAGCAACGAGTGTGTagccacacactgcag GGATGTATTCCTGGCCTGGTGTTCCATCCGTGCACAGAGCTCCGCCACTGTGACGTGA
- the tox4b gene encoding TOX high mobility group box family member 4b isoform X5 yields MEFPGGGENFLTIPGPTFLSSSETFHTPSLGDEEFEIPAISLDPDSALSVSDVVSHFGELSDGGPPGAVPESAVVGGNDPSFASTFVSPPTSGLEHLSLGVMNQSAGGPLLSSTLSMDLSHSIGSEFSSSSPMTIDVPLSDINHGLLGHNQLTTIDQSELSDQLGLSLGGGTILPHPQSPEHALSATPSPGGSLQDEDMEDFGQKTALVESPLSLSVSTAMVSLSPALSDFAPAPLRRGGAGKKGRKKKDPNEPQKPVSAYALFFRDTQAAIKGQNPSATFGEVSKIVASMWDSLGEEQKQVYKRKTDTAKKEYLKALAAYRANQLSQVRANQLSQPTIQVMDTPPSPPPIAATPRPARISHHAPEQNTITNICTSNIILDLPQVTTRSRTGAHKASNPAPSPAPNPPTVTKIIISKQVLVGAGGGSRGGARAQSQQVPHTSGLTVIPGPAPGPARQPPPLQQMQNTPLPPRLQQMAHSPAPPPLQAKPRGGAGAGPAVSVTSAPPPPLQIKIVPASLEVDLATPIVVTTVTAASSSPAEPSKVVPTAEEVAETEFTSGEMEVEVNVAPGPEDSAPPGPPARCIRAGCTNAPVESKDWDREYCSNECVATHCRDVFLAWCSIRAQSSATVT; encoded by the exons ATGGAG TTTCCTGGGGGTGGTGAAAACTTCCTGACCATCCCTGGACCAACCTTCTTATCATCCTCTGAG acgttCCACACCCCCAGCCTGGGTGATGAAGAGTTTGAGATCCCGGCCATCTCTCTGGACCCGGACTCAGCCCTGTCAGTGTCGGACGTGGTGTCGCATTTTGGGGAGCTCTCTGACGGGGGACCCCCGGGGGCGGTCCCAGAGAGCGCTGTGGTGGGAGGGAACGACCCCTCCTTCGCTTCCACCTTCGtcagcccccccacctcagGCCTGGAGCACCTGAGTCTGGGGGTGATGAACCAGTCAGCAGGGGGGCCCCTGCTCAGTTCCACACTTAGCATG GATCTGAGCCATTCGATTGGCTCTGAGTTCAGCAGCTCCTCCCCCATGACCATCGACGTCCCCCTGAGCGACATTAACCACGGCTTACTCGGCCACAACCAGCTGACCAcaattgaccaatcagaactgAGCGATCAGCTGGGGCTCAGCCTGGGCGGAGGAACCATCCTGCCCCACCCTCAGTCACCTGAGCATGCTCTGTCGGCCACGCCCTCTCCGGGCGGGTCCCTACAGGACGAGGATATGGAGGACTTCGGCCAA aAGACTGCACTGGTGGAgtcccctctttccctctcggTTTCCACGGCAATGGTGTCACTCAGCCCTGCTCTGTCAGACTTCGCCCCCGCACCCctccggaggggcggggccgggaagAAGGGGCGTAAGAAGAAGGACCCGAACGAGCCGCAGAAGCCGGTCTCGGCCTACGCCCTCTTCTTCCGCGACACGCAGGCCGCCATCAAGGGCCAGAACCCCAGCGCCACCTTCGGGGAGGTGTCCAAGATCGTAGCGTCCATGTGGGACAgcctgggggaggagcagaaacag gtgtATAAGAGGAAGACCGACACAGCCAAGAAGGAGTATCTGAAAGCCCTGGCAGCATacagagccaatcagctctctcaggtcagagccaatcagctctctcag CCCACAATCCAGGTGATGGACACACCCCCTTCTCCGCCCCCCATAGCTGCCACACCCCGCCCAGCCCGAATTTCTCACCACGCCCCCGAGCAGAACACCATCACCAACATCTGCACCTCCAACATCATCCTGGACCTCCCTCAGGTCACCACCCGCTCTCGTACGGGTGCTCACAAAGCCTCCAACCCTgcccctagccccgcccccaaccctcCCACTGTCACCAAGATCATCATCTCCAAGCAGGTGCTggtgggggccgggggcgggtCCAGGGGCGGGGCAAGAGCCCAAAGCCAGCAGGTCCCCCACACCTCTGGGCTGACTGTGatccccggccccgcccctggccccgcccgccagcccccgcccctgcaGCAGATGCAGAACACACCCCTGCCGCCCCGCCTCCAGCAGATGGCGCActccccagccccgccccccctccaggcCAAGCCGCGGGGCGGAGCAGGGGCAGGGCCAGCAGTGTCTGTCACtagtgccccgccccctccactgCAGATCAAGATTGTACCTGCCTCTCTGGAGGTGGATTTGGCCACGCCCATTGTTGTTACCACGGTGACAGCGGCCTCCTCATCCCCCGCAGAGCCAAGCAAGGTGGTACCTACTGCAGAGGAAGTGGCAGAGACGGAGTTCACCTCTGGAGAG atggaggtggaggtgaaTGTAGCTCCAGGCCCCGAGGACTcggccccccccggcccccccgcccgctgTATCCGGGCCGGCTGCACCAACGCGCCTGTGGAGAGCAAGGACTGGGACAGAGAGTACTGCAGCAACGAGTGTGTagccacacactgcag GGATGTATTCCTGGCCTGGTGTTCCATCCGTGCACAGAGCTCCGCCACTGTGACGTGA
- the tox4b gene encoding TOX high mobility group box family member 4b isoform X1: MDLNFYSELSDSTEHHSESEFLDSQAFNGYDAVNKFPGGGENFLTIPGPTFLSSSETFHTPSLGDEEFEIPAISLDPDSALSVSDVVSHFGELSDGGPPGAVPESAVVGGNDPSFASTFVSPPTSGLEHLSLGVMNQSAGGPLLSSTLSMDLSHSIGSEFSSSSPMTIDVPLSDINHGLLGHNQLTTIDQSELSDQLGLSLGGGTILPHPQSPEHALSATPSPGGSLQDEDMEDFGQKTALVESPLSLSVSTAMVSLSPALSDFAPAPLRRGGAGKKGRKKKDPNEPQKPVSAYALFFRDTQAAIKGQNPSATFGEVSKIVASMWDSLGEEQKQVYKRKTDTAKKEYLKALAAYRANQLSQVRANQLSQPTIQVMDTPPSPPPIAATPRPARISHHAPEQNTITNICTSNIILDLPQVTTRSRTGAHKASNPAPSPAPNPPTVTKIIISKQVLVGAGGGSRGGARAQSQQVPHTSGLTVIPGPAPGPARQPPPLQQMQNTPLPPRLQQMAHSPAPPPLQAKPRGGAGAGPAVSVTSAPPPPLQIKIVPASLEVDLATPIVVTTVTAASSSPAEPSKVVPTAEEVAETEFTSGEMEVEVNVAPGPEDSAPPGPPARCIRAGCTNAPVESKDWDREYCSNECVATHCRDVFLAWCSIRAQSSATVT, from the exons ATGGACCTTAATTTCTACTCGGAGTTGTCGGACAGTACCGAACATCACAGTGAGTCGGAGTTCCTGGACTCGCAGGCTTTCAACGGATACGACGCCGTCAACAAG TTTCCTGGGGGTGGTGAAAACTTCCTGACCATCCCTGGACCAACCTTCTTATCATCCTCTGAG acgttCCACACCCCCAGCCTGGGTGATGAAGAGTTTGAGATCCCGGCCATCTCTCTGGACCCGGACTCAGCCCTGTCAGTGTCGGACGTGGTGTCGCATTTTGGGGAGCTCTCTGACGGGGGACCCCCGGGGGCGGTCCCAGAGAGCGCTGTGGTGGGAGGGAACGACCCCTCCTTCGCTTCCACCTTCGtcagcccccccacctcagGCCTGGAGCACCTGAGTCTGGGGGTGATGAACCAGTCAGCAGGGGGGCCCCTGCTCAGTTCCACACTTAGCATG GATCTGAGCCATTCGATTGGCTCTGAGTTCAGCAGCTCCTCCCCCATGACCATCGACGTCCCCCTGAGCGACATTAACCACGGCTTACTCGGCCACAACCAGCTGACCAcaattgaccaatcagaactgAGCGATCAGCTGGGGCTCAGCCTGGGCGGAGGAACCATCCTGCCCCACCCTCAGTCACCTGAGCATGCTCTGTCGGCCACGCCCTCTCCGGGCGGGTCCCTACAGGACGAGGATATGGAGGACTTCGGCCAA aAGACTGCACTGGTGGAgtcccctctttccctctcggTTTCCACGGCAATGGTGTCACTCAGCCCTGCTCTGTCAGACTTCGCCCCCGCACCCctccggaggggcggggccgggaagAAGGGGCGTAAGAAGAAGGACCCGAACGAGCCGCAGAAGCCGGTCTCGGCCTACGCCCTCTTCTTCCGCGACACGCAGGCCGCCATCAAGGGCCAGAACCCCAGCGCCACCTTCGGGGAGGTGTCCAAGATCGTAGCGTCCATGTGGGACAgcctgggggaggagcagaaacag gtgtATAAGAGGAAGACCGACACAGCCAAGAAGGAGTATCTGAAAGCCCTGGCAGCATacagagccaatcagctctctcaggtcagagccaatcagctctctcag CCCACAATCCAGGTGATGGACACACCCCCTTCTCCGCCCCCCATAGCTGCCACACCCCGCCCAGCCCGAATTTCTCACCACGCCCCCGAGCAGAACACCATCACCAACATCTGCACCTCCAACATCATCCTGGACCTCCCTCAGGTCACCACCCGCTCTCGTACGGGTGCTCACAAAGCCTCCAACCCTgcccctagccccgcccccaaccctcCCACTGTCACCAAGATCATCATCTCCAAGCAGGTGCTggtgggggccgggggcgggtCCAGGGGCGGGGCAAGAGCCCAAAGCCAGCAGGTCCCCCACACCTCTGGGCTGACTGTGatccccggccccgcccctggccccgcccgccagcccccgcccctgcaGCAGATGCAGAACACACCCCTGCCGCCCCGCCTCCAGCAGATGGCGCActccccagccccgccccccctccaggcCAAGCCGCGGGGCGGAGCAGGGGCAGGGCCAGCAGTGTCTGTCACtagtgccccgccccctccactgCAGATCAAGATTGTACCTGCCTCTCTGGAGGTGGATTTGGCCACGCCCATTGTTGTTACCACGGTGACAGCGGCCTCCTCATCCCCCGCAGAGCCAAGCAAGGTGGTACCTACTGCAGAGGAAGTGGCAGAGACGGAGTTCACCTCTGGAGAG atggaggtggaggtgaaTGTAGCTCCAGGCCCCGAGGACTcggccccccccggcccccccgcccgctgTATCCGGGCCGGCTGCACCAACGCGCCTGTGGAGAGCAAGGACTGGGACAGAGAGTACTGCAGCAACGAGTGTGTagccacacactgcag GGATGTATTCCTGGCCTGGTGTTCCATCCGTGCACAGAGCTCCGCCACTGTGACGTGA